Part of the Gemmatimonadetes bacterium SCN 70-22 genome is shown below.
CGTCGCGGGCCAGCTGTTGGACCAACCCCTGAGGGGCCTCGAAGCGCATGGTGTCACGCAATCGCCTCAGGAAATCGATGCGGACCCGCATGCCGTAGAAGTCTCCCTCGGCTTCGAAGAGGTGAGCCTCCAGGGTGACGCCGGCGTCGCCGAAGGTGGGGCGTGGACCGAGGTTCAGCATCCCGCCGAAGGGGCCACGAGGAGTCTGGACACGGACGGCGTAGACCCCTTGCGGGGGGAGGAGCTTGCGGGGCGACGGCAGCGGGACGTTGATGGTGGGGAACCCCAGGAGGCGCCCCCGCTGCTCACCACGCACCACCCGCCCGCCGACGGCGTACCAGCGCCCCAGCCCCTCGCGCGCGCGCTCGAGGTCACCCCCAGCGACGGCGCGCCGAATGGCGGTCGACGACACGGGCTGTCCGTGCCCTCCCACGACCGGGGCGACGACCTCGACGGAGAATCCCCGCCCCTCGCCGAGCGCGCGCAGGACGTTCTCGTCGCCGGCCCGGTTTCGCCCGAAGCCATGATCGTGCCCCATCAGGAGGTGTCGGACCCGGTAGCGGGCGACCAGTACCTCGTCCACGAACCGCTCGGCGTCGAATGCCGCGAGGGCACGCGTGAAGGGGATGATGGCGACGTAGTCGATGCCGCTCTCGGCGAGCACCTCGAGCTTCTCGTCGCCGACCGTCAGGAGCTGCGGGGCGGCGGCCGGGTTCACCACCTCGAGCGGGTGGGGGTCGAAGGTGATGAGGACGGAGCGCGTGCCGAGGGCACGCGCGCGCTGCGTGAGACGCGCGAGAACGTCCTGGTGTCCGCGGTGGACGCCGTCGAAGGTCCCGACGGTGACCACGGTCTCGAGCACATTCGGAGGGA
Proteins encoded:
- a CDS encoding riboflavin biosynthesis protein RibF, whose translation is MSDPGSALPPNVLETVVTVGTFDGVHRGHQDVLARLTQRARALGTRSVLITFDPHPLEVVNPAAAPQLLTVGDEKLEVLAESGIDYVAIIPFTRALAAFDAERFVDEVLVARYRVRHLLMGHDHGFGRNRAGDENVLRALGEGRGFSVEVVAPVVGGHGQPVSSTAIRRAVAGGDLERAREGLGRWYAVGGRVVRGEQRGRLLGFPTINVPLPSPRKLLPPQGVYAVRVQTPRGPFGGMLNLGPRPTFGDAGVTLEAHLFEAEGDFYGMRVRIDFLRRLRDTMRFEAPQGLVQQLARDERAARETLALTS